In Pochonia chlamydosporia 170 chromosome 3, whole genome shotgun sequence, the following are encoded in one genomic region:
- a CDS encoding protein family CysZ (similar to Beauveria bassiana ARSEF 2860 XP_008603602.1), with product MASQGSLSASLYGSQSQGIDGRSLTQSRPANYVRRAGIAASYPLRGIWYFLRNKEFWPLFSGRLLPLSLISFFVYFILFTFAFLPQFAFLAIFHGWGAWVNAVVLTLGEGLIIIQGLFEGFFVDECRVDVFDATFIKVGLKNLISPHRILFEDAPNAVKMLGKPTTAAIYQPWSIIQIVELIVFLPLNLVPYVGTPAFIIITGTRLGKLSHYRWFQLRGLSKEEQKREVKSLSWDYVWFGTVAMILELIPVFSFFFLLTTTAGSALWAARIEDERKRTGIDSLIVNEEAPSHAPPQYSDDMA from the exons ATGGCGTCGCAAGGCAGCCTCTCCGCCAGCCTGTACGGTAGCCAGTCTCAGGGCATCGATGGGCGCTCACTGACCCAGTCTCGCCCTGCCAACTACGTCAGACGAGCGGGCATCGCGGCCTCCTACCCATTGCGTGGCATCTGGTATTTCCTTCGGAATAAGGAGTTCTGGCCCCTGTTCAGCGGAAGACTTCTGCCGCTGTCGCTGATATCGTTTTTTGTTTACTTCATTCTCTTCACGTTTGCGTTCCTACCACAGTTTGCATtccttgccatcttccacgGCTGGGGTGCCTGGGTCAACGCGGTGGTCCTAACGTTGGGGGAGGGATTGATCATTATACAGGGCCTCTTTGAAGGTTTCTTTGTCGATGAGTGCCGAGTCGATGTCTTCGAT GCCACCTTCATCAAAGTTGGCTTGAAGAACCTCATCTCCCCTCACCGAATTCTCTTCGAAGATGCACCGAATGCCGTCAAGATGCTTGGCAAACCGACAACTGCTGCGATTTATCAGCCTTGGAGCATTATTCAAATTGTCGAGCTGATTGTTTTCCTGCCACTTAATCTTGTTCCGTACGTTGGAACTCCggccttcatcatcatcacggGCACTAGGCTGGGCAAACTGTCCCACTATCGGTGGTTTCAACTTCGCGGCCTTTCCAAAGAGGAGCAGAAGAGagaagtcaagtctctcTCCTGGGACTATGTCTGGTTCGGCACGGTAGCAATGATTCTGGAGCTGATCCccgtcttttccttcttctttctcttgacgacgacggccGGATCGGCATTGTGGGCCGCGAGAATTGAGGATGAGAGAAAGAGAACGGGCATCGACTCACTAATTGTCAACGAAGAAGCTCCCTCTCACGCCCCGCCACAGTATTCCgatgacatggcatga
- a CDS encoding G-protein coupled receptor (similar to Metarhizium acridum CQMa 102 XP_007815306.1), protein MTQLTDGQLNAISIMERTCSAISLLGCIFTIVTFVCLRAFREKPVNRLVFYASLGNMGSNIGTLMSRSFLDDIDSFGCQFQAMLVQWFMAADVGWIIAMAVNVYLTVYRKFDIKRLHKMELIYLPACYGIPFIPAFTYLFVRHNGQRVYGDAILWCWISSDLEALRIATFYAPVWAMILVTFTIYISAARTIFKIRKQVHELNSDYDLNSFTSAEVTTVNETGTSTLTGGGVVWTHTRLVYQQTTTVRLPQRGSQNAVQPGFVHRRRSYEHKNAAWSYTKCALLYFTAILITWIPASANRVFSLVHNGEAYAPVAYMSAIVLPLQGFWNWIIYVVMSWTACKKLAQDIKAKSFAMWARASSTSGPNRNTQPHQ, encoded by the exons ATGACTCAACTTACCGATGGTCAGCTCAATGCGATTAGCATTATGGAGCGAACCTGCTCTGCCATCTCCCTTCTTGGTTGCATCTTCACAATCGTTACATTTGTTTGTTTACGCGCCTTCCGAGAGAAACCTGTCAACAGGCTCGTATTCTACGCATCCCTCGGCAACATGGGAAGCAACATTGGCACCCTAATGTCCCGTTCATttctcgacgacatcgaCTCATTTGGGTGCCAATTTCAAGCCATGTTGGTTCAATG GTTCATGGCCGCGGATGTGGGGTGGATAATTGCTATGGCTGTCAACGTCTATCTAACGGTGTACCGAAAGTTTGACATAAAACGGCTGCACAAGATGGAGCTAATCTATCTCCCAGCTTGCTACGGCATTCCATTTATACCAGCGTTCACATACCTATTCGTTAGGCACAACGGACAAAGGGTGTATGGAGACGCGATACTATGGTGCTGGATCTCCAGCGACCTTGAGGCTCTGCGCATTGCGACTTTCTACGCCCCTGTTTG GGCTATGATCCTTGTAACATTCACAATCTATATTAGTGCCGCTCGCACAATCTTCAAGATCCGCAAACAAGTCCACGAGCTAAATTCCGATTACGACCTAAACTCGTTCACTAGTGCCGAGGTTACCACAGTGAATGAAACCGGGACTTCGACATTGACAGGCGGCGGTGTAGTGTGGACTCATACTCGCCTTGTTTACCAACAGACGACGACCGTTCGACTTCCTCAACGTGGGTCACAGAATGCTGTTCAACCGGGCTTTGTTCACCGTCGTCGAAGCTACGAGCATAAAAATGCCGCGTGGTCTTATACCAAGTGCGCCTTGCTCTACTTTACAgccatcctcatcacctGGATTCCTGCCAGTGCCAATCGGGTCTTCTCGCTGGTTCACAATGGCGAGGCTTATGCTCCGGTGGCTTATATGAGTGCCATTGTGCTGCCTCTGCAGGGGTTTTGGAACTGGATCATATACGTTGTGATGTCATGGACTGCGTGTAAGAAGTTGGCCCAAGATATCAAGGCTAAAAGCTTCGCCATGTGGGCGAGAGCTTCAAGTACGAGCGGCCCAAATCGAAACACGCAACCTCACCAGTAG
- a CDS encoding glutathione-dependent formaldehyde-activating enzyme protein (similar to Togninia minima UCRPA7 XP_007912928.1) — protein MANPYPKVQCQCGAISFHTSRPKPLAVYICHCTECRKQSSSAFGTSAIFPAKGMWPLPEDVQSKLGKWTRTSDKGTTLECYFCKECGVRVLHRPLLPNGTPKPTLTIKGGALEGFSVEGARHIWTKSAVVPVPEGSWLESPEGSDVEMVEE, from the coding sequence ATGGCCAACCCCTACCCAAAAGTCCAATGCCAATGCGGCGCCATAAGCTTCCACACATCCCGTCCCAAACCCCTAGCAGTCTACATCTGCCACTGCACCGAATGCCGCAAACAATCGTCCTCAGCATTCGGCACCTCGGCCATCTTCCCCGCCAAGGGCATGTGGCCACTCCCCGAGGACGTACAGTCCAAACTGGGCAAGTGGACACGCACTTCCGACAAGGGCACGACGCTGGAGTGTTATTTCTGCAAGGAATGCGGTGTGAGGGTGCTGCATCGACCGCTTCTGCCGAATGGGACGCCGAAGCCGACGCTGACGATCAAGGGAGGTGCCTTGGAGGGGTTTTCGGTCGAAGGGGCGAGACATATCTGGACGAAGTCGGCtgttgtgcctgtgcctgaGGGGAGTTGGTTGGAGAGTCCGGAGGGGTCGGATGTTGAGATGGTTGAGGAGTGA
- a CDS encoding heterokaryon incompatibility protein (similar to Colletotrichum gloeosporioides Nara gc5 XP_007277239.1): MGDNGGSPSTAGGEIKKVSENVLSIQNLCESCREIDLAKLLHVSQQHSYPRPPGGSCGIPSSFPHVIVRYASLSFQGKHSSNANCELCAFILSQVARQQNADFNLNRPVEMALSLPPVTRYHFYFQDTSKYGFLRNEDEFKYEFRHNENIGKVPETVQSVSTPETFEGKPVTINIACRAESHLSKKIPRRLVHARGTQGSFHQMRKWLRECDETHPGCKIGIDREKLPDDPNLPTRVIDVGDVDSDQVHLFIPQPNSPGRYATLSHRWGGDSYCALTKTTVYALQSGICYSDLPPTFRDAITVTRQLGLRYLWIDTFCIIQDDGEDWAIESARMGDIYERAYINIAATGAVDGTGGFLSCGIRNQSSFSLPCQECGEIGCITFTDQPDSSFYKNVIKTHINERGWVFQERLLSRRTLHFAKDQIYWECGHHIVSEDGHTHNNYDDAPETDPQPREENSFRNLTLKHYNLDDTKIVLKKHFDFECIGPSLQAPLSSANVMDVDDVEEEWRRYVAWMEILRNYTACHLSFTKDKLPALQGLASKMSNLIKAKYNYSAGHFIDATASLLFTVQSPGGRPKEPRCSSWSCLSVDAPISFYDCQSATPCIRLDIDKTFSLPTKKDFASLVLTGSMRSVKRGPPNGEGSGPARHYSMHYFSETPYGKFQKTLGPVVFDDPADTPAEFWLVPFCKVTPRQRTGNQVMAENCLVLALVKTGGEVGRYLEFRRVGIGHVYISGVFGDVESVTFALS; this comes from the exons ATGGGCGACAATGGTGGTTCACCATCTACTGCCGGAGGCGAAATAAAGAAAGTAAGCGAGAATGTACTCTCAATTCAGAACTTGTGCGAAAGTTGCAGGGAGATTGATCTTGCAAAACTGCTCCATGTGTCACAGCAGCACTCATACCCTCGTCCGCCTGGAGGTTCGTGCGGTATTCCAAGCTCATTCCCTCACGTTATCGTCAGATATGCCTCTTTGTCTTTTCAAGGGAAGCACAGCAGTAATGCCAACTGCGAATTATGCGCATTCATCTTGTCCCAGGTCGCGCGACAACAGAATGCCGACTTCAATCTGAATAGGCCCGTGGAGATGGCCCTGTCGCTACCCCCTGTGACAAGATATCACTTCTATTTTCAGGATACGTCAAAATATGGGTTTCTCAGAAATGAAGACGAGTTCAAATATGAGTTTAGACACAATGAAAACATTGGTAAAGTTCCTGAAACTGTGCAGTCTGTTTCAACGCCTGAGACATTTGAAGGAAAGCCCGTTACCATCAACATTGCATGCCGAGCCG AAAGCCATCTGTCAAAAAAGATACCTCGACGATTGGTTCATGCACGGGGGACACAAGGCAGCTTCCATCAAATGAGGAAGTGGCTGCGCGAATGTGACGAGACCCATCCAGGCTGCAAAATTGGTATCGACCGTGAAAAGCTTCCCGATGATCCCAACTTGCCAACCAGAGTCATCGACGTAGGCGACGTGGACTCCGACCAAGTACACCTTTTCATACCGCAGCCCAACTCTCCTGGAAGATATGCAACCCTGAGCCACCGATGGGGTGGTGATAGTTACTGCGCCTTGACGAAAACGACTGTATACGCGCTTCAGAGTGGAATTTGTTACAGTGACCTGCCACCTACTTTTCGAGATGCCATTACCGTCACGAGACAGTTGGGATTGCGCTATCTCTGGATTGACACGTTTTGTATCATTCAAGACGATGGAGAAGACTGGGCTATTGAATCAGCTCGCATGGGAGACATTTACGAAAGGGCATACATCAACATTGCGGCGACTGGCGCCGTCGATGGCACTGGTGGTTTTCTGTCGTGCGGAATCCGTAACCAGTCGAGCTTCAGTCTCCCGTGCCAGGAATGCGGCGAGATTGGCTGCATCACCTTTACAGATCAACCTGACAGTAGCTTCTATAAAAACGTCATCAAGACGCATATCAACGAACGAGGATGGGTCTTCCAAGAAAGACTCTTATCCCGACGGACGCTACATTTTGCCAAAGACCAAATCTACTGGGAATGCGGGCATCACATTGTTTCTGAAGATGGACATACACACAACAACTATGACGATGCACCGGAGACAGATCCTCAACCTAGAGAGGAGAATTCGTTCAGAAACCTGACGTTGAAGCATTATAACCTGGATGACACGAAGATTGTGTTGAAGAAACACTTTGATTTTGAATGTATTGGTCCATCACTCCAGGCTCCTCTCTCGTCTGCAAACGTAATGGACgttgatgatgtggaagaagaatggcgacgaTATGTTGCGTGGATGGAGATTCTACGCAACTACACTGCGTGTCATCTAAGTTTCACAAAAGACAAACTTCCAGCGCTGCAGGGATTGGCATCCAAAATGTCGAATCTGATCAAGGCAAAGTATAACTATTCAGCTGGTCACTTTATCGATGCCACAGCCTCGTTATTATTCACGGTCCAATCACCCGGTGGTCGACCAAAAGAGCCTCGCTGTTCATCTTGGTCGTGTCTCTCTGTCGATGCACCTATATCATTCTACGACTGCCAAAGTGCCACGCCCTGTATTCGGCTGGATATAGACAAGACGTTTTCTCTACCGACAAAGAAAGATTTTGCGTCGTTGGTTCTAACCGGCTCCATGAGGAGTGTCAAGAGAGGCCCACCGAATGGTGAAGGCAGCGGCCCAGCTCGCCATTACTCGATGCATTACTTCTCGGAAACGCCGTATGGCAAGTTTCAAAAGACGTTGGGGCCGGTTGTGTTTGATGACCCGGCGGATACGCCTGCGGAGTTTTGGCTGGTGCCGTTTTGTAAGGTTACGCCTAGACAACGGACGGGGAACCAGGTCATGGCGGAGAATTGTCTTGTGTTGGCTTTGGTGAAGACGGGGGGTGAGGTTGGTAGGTATCTTGAGTTTAGAAGGGTTGGGATTGGGCATGTCTATATTTCGGGGGTTTTTGGGGATGTGGAATCGGTTACGTTTGCGTTGTCGTAG
- a CDS encoding proteinase (similar to Metarhizium acridum CQMa 102 XP_007812644.1), with amino-acid sequence MCPFIKFLPLLRPAIELTCSTERFDWTSIKPSTNLEYHPCYTNAQCARLILPLDYQKPNDTRTVALAIAKIPTTVPDDDPRFGGSIFLNPGGPGGCATDLAVWLGPSLQLRLERSGRRHYEYIGIDGRGIGHSWPASNCFPGDLLSRLAFNMEQRGMGSLTDSDHAIRYGLALSDGFGERCAMADKSGLNGGDIMAYAGTASVARDMVEVADKIVELRLRRHGANGQYGGDAAQTTKDVARIQYLGFSYGTILGHYLVSMFPERVGRLILDGVMDPRDYATGPGWTTNLADTDKLYHAFFGGCHKAGPSICALSRSGDKSGNDIESRFNTWFNKLEKDPLTSIGPDGDVRILTGCDIRAYMGGGFYAPIATFQTMAFILDAAITGNTARLFDAYFSDISPKRKADGGLYDDPLHPAAGDGGYAVRCGDGDDVTQKDVTWWREYAQNLTSRSLIFGSYWANKRFICSGWKFKSNWRFTGPFTSPEPRKDASGDPEPGYPAAPTLYLSTRLDHVTPLLSARDMRDVYPGAGLGVLDVGGHTTLGAGATSECIEKLVEEYLETGTVPAEESVCTVDCGPWDEKCEVEYTI; translated from the exons ATGTGTCCCTTCATAAAATTTCTACCTTTGCTTCGACCAGCTATTGAACTTACCTGTTCCACCGAAAGGTTCGACTGGACATCAATCAAACCTTCCACCAACCTAGAATACCACCCATGCTACACCAACGCCCAATGTGCTCGACTCATCCTCCCACTAGACTACCAAAAGCCCAATGATACCCGAACAGTCGCCCTCGCGATTGCCAAAATTCCTACCACTGTTCCCGACGATGACCCTAGATTCGGCGGCTCTATATTTCTCAACCCAGGAGGGCCGGGGGGTTGCGCGACCGATCTAGCAGTATGGCTTGGGCCAAGCCTACAACTCAGGTTGGAGCGATCTGGTCGTCGCCATTATGAGTACATTGGGATTGATGGTCGTGGCATTGGACACAGCTGGCCCGCTTCCAACTGTTTTCCAGGCGATTTGTTATCTAGGCTGGCCTTCAACATGGAGCAGAGAGGGATGGGGTCTTTGACAGACTCAGATCATGCCATACGCTACGGACTCGCTCTAAGCGATGGATTTGGCGAGCGATGTGCCATGGCAGATAAAAGTGGTTTAAATGGCGGAGACATTATGGCTTATGCTGGAACAGCGAGTGTTGCTCGTGATATGGTGGAAGTGGCAGACAAGATTGTGGAACTGCGTTTGagacgacatggagcaaaCGGTCAATATGGGGGCGATGCAGCTCAAACAACCAAAGATGTCGCCCGAATACAATATCTCGGCTTTTCGTATGGAACCATTCTAGGCCATTATTTGGTATCCATGTTCCCCGAACGAGTTGGTCGTCTGATTCTCGACGGCGTCATGGACCCCAGAGACTACGCAACCGGACCG GGCTGGACAACCAACTTAGCCGATACAGACAAGCTCTACCACGCTTTCTTTGGCGGCTGTCACAAAGCGGGACCATCAATCTGCGCCTTGTCCCGTTCAGGCGATAAGTCTGGGAATGACATTGAATCCCGTTTCAATACATGGTTCAATAAACTCGAGAAAGATCCCTTAACATCAATCGGTCCCGATGGTGACGTGCGCATTCTCACAGGATGCGATATTCGAGCGTAcatgggtggtggtttttATGCCCCGATAGCAACGTTCCAAACGATGGCATTCATCTTAGACGCTGCAATAACAGGCAATACCGCACGTCTCTTTGATGCGTATTTTTCCGACATCAGCCCCAAGCGCAAAGCTGACGGCGGTCTGTATGATGACCCTCTCCATCCAGCAGCAGGCGATGGTGGCTACGCCGTCCgctgtggtgatggcgacgacGTTACCCAAAAGGATGTTACCTGGTGGCGTGAGTATGCACAGAATCTAACATCGCGATCGCTCATTTTCGGTAGTTACTGGGCAAACAAGCGATTCATCTGTTCAGGCTGGAAATTCAAGTCCAACTGGCGCTTCACTGGACCATTCACATCACCTGAGCCCAGAAAAGACGCAAGTGGTGACCCAGAACCCGGATACCCTGCTGCTCCAACCTTGTATCTGTCCACCCGGCTTGACCATGTTACACCTCTTCTCTCGGCTCGTGATATGAGAGACGTCTATCCTGGAGCTGGCTTGGGCGTGTTAGATGTAGGAGGACATACCACTCTTGGTGCTGGGGCAACAAGTGAGTGTATCGAAAAGTTGGTCGAAGAGTACTTGGAAACAGGTACTGTTCCAGCTGAAGAATCAGTATGTACAGTTGATTGCGGACCATGGGATGAGAAATGTGAAGTCGAGTATACCATCTAG
- a CDS encoding cation transport protein domain-containing protein, producing the protein MWRPPINFITLHYAWILFMGLLSFPVLYTYGNLAVIDAYFFGASASTESGLNTVDLKELKLYQQLYLYFIPMFTNMCFINIMVVVVRLYWFNKRLDRFGLALLRAKRRKSHSGGQLDPETAETTATSSFTVTGAIPNGHEAEVGHGHVGDQGGDQSSQRPTKGGKEAITEAIPNRLIPDEASDSVDPLERPTPPRITFDPSTNKTAHPKNDVTLYIPGPRERDRGDSIVELTGTRVNDTDAISTRRPSEAEPEGLRHRFSRAKSFDIAAGVATSAFIIGTAPTTARLARAKTLQRVAADDMPYLSRRATIGRNSRFYNLTNRDREELGGIEYRSLQLLLKVVLIYFFGVHLFGAIGLIGWIQYADPKYVAYLQQCGQNRIWWAFYTAQSMMDNLGFTLTPDSMIAFREAEWPLFLSTFLTFAGNTLYPVFLRLVLWTMSKVVPRKAAMQECLQFLLDHPRRCYTLLFPRGTTWALFGIIFLLNFIDAFFILILDLHNAEVTSLPPGPRVMAAIFQAGSSRHTGAAVFNIANVSPAVQFSLLVMMYISAFPISISIRASNTYEEKSLGIYQTEPDVELDEQHGRSYLVRHLQSQLSFDLWYVFLGIFVLSISEADKIADLTRPAFALFPLIFEVVSAYGNVGLSLGYPGINSSLSTEFSTFGKLVICAMMIRGRHRGLPYTLDRAIMLPDEHLLGTDTQEQMAEDNNTDDADSKKNLLA; encoded by the exons ATGTGGCGCCCTCCTATCAATTTCATTACCCTGCATT ATGCTTGGATCCTATTCATGGGACTACTGTCTTTCCCGGTCTTATACACCTATGGTAACCTTGCAGTCATCGATGCCTACTTCTTTGGAGCAAGCGCATCTACCGAGTCCGGCCTTAACAC CGTTGATCTCAAAGAGCTAAAGCTGTATCAGCAGCTATATCTATACTTCATTCCTATGTTTACAAACATGTGTTTTATAAATATCATGGTCGTTGTAGTTCGTCTCTATTGGTTCAATAAGCGTCTTGACAGGTTTG GTCTGGCCCTGCTTCGCGCGAAAAGGCGCAAATCCCACAGCGGGGGACAATTGGATCCTGAGACTGCCGAAACAACGGCAACCTCTTCTTTCACCGTTACAGGTGCCATCCCGAATGGGCATGAAGCTGaagttggacatgggcaCGTAGGCGATCAAGGGGGAGATCAAAGCAGCCAGCGGCCAACCAAGGGCGGAAAAGAGGCCATCACAGAGGCTATTCCTAACCGACTCATCCCAGATGAGGCGTCTGATTCGGTAGATCCCTTGGAAAGGCCAACACCACCGCGAATCACTTTCGATCCGTCGACCAACAAAACCGCACATCCCAAAAATGATGTTACTCTTTATATTCCTGGGCCTCGGGAGCGTGACAGGG GGGACTCGATTGTGGAACTGACGGGCACAAGAGTCAATG ACACGGATGCGATATCAACACGTCGTCCCAGTGAGGCAGAACCTGAAGGTCTACGCCACCGTTTTTCAAGGGCTAAATCGTTCGACATTGCGGCCGGCGTTGCTACATCCGCTTTCATCATTGGTACTGCACCGACCACTGCGCGTCTGGCCAGAGCCAAAACATTGCAAAGAGTTGCTGCAGACGACATGCCATACCTCTCCAGGAGGGCAACCATCGGGAGAAATTCCCGGTTTTACAATCTCACGAATCGCGATCGGGAGGAGCTTGGCGGCATAGAGTATAGAAGTCTGCAACTTCTTCTCAAAGTCGTACTTATATATTTTTTCGGCGTCCACCTATTCGGCGCGATTGGACTTATTGGATGGATTCAGTACGCCGATCCAAAGTACGTGGCCTATCTCCAACAATGCGGTCAAAACAGGATCTGGTGGGCTTTCTATACTGCTCAAAGTATGATGGATAATCTCGGCTTCACCCTGACACCTGACTCCATGATAGCTTTTAGGGAAGCAGAGTGGCCGTTGTTCCTTTCAACTTTCCTGACATTTGCTGGCAACACTTTGTACCCCGTCTTTCTGCGGCTTGTTCTCTGGACCATGTCAAAGGTTGTGCCTCGCAAGGCTGCCATGCAGGAATGCCTACAGTTCTTACTCGATCATCCACGTCGATGTTATACATTATTGTTCCCTCGAGGTACCACATGGGCGCTCTTCGGTATCattttcctcctcaacttcaTAGATGCGTTTTTCATTCTCATTTTGGACTTACACAACGCTGAAGTCACATCGTTGCCTCCAGGGCCCAGGGTCATGGCGGCCATTTTCCAAGCAGGATCGTCACGTCACACCGGTGCTGCAGTGTTCAACATCGCCAATGTCAGCCCTGCAGTTCAGTTTAGTTTGCTGGTCATGATGTACATTTCCGCAttccccatctccatcagcatccgGGCGTCCAATACCTATGAGGAAAAGTCCCTTGGAATTTACCAGACGGAACCAGATGTGGAGCTTGACGAACAACATGGACGGTCTTATCTTGTCAGGCATCTACAGTCGCAATTGAGTTTCGACTTGTGGTATGTCTTTTTGGGTATTTTCGTTCTGAGCATCTCCGAGGCAGATAAAATTGCGGACTTGACACGACCT GCCTTTGCATTATTCCCTCTTATCTTTGAAGTCGTTTCAGCCTA TGGCAACGTCGGCCTCAGCTTAGGCTATCCCGGCATCAACTCGTCGCTATCTACAGAGTTCTCAACATTCGGCAAACTGGTCATTTGTGCGATGATGATCCGTGGGAGACATCGTGGACTGCCGTATACTTTGGACAGAGCGATTATGCTCCCGGACGAGCATCTTCTGGGGACTGATACGCAAGAACAGATGGCAGAAGACAAC AACACTGATGATGCAGACAGCAAAAAGAATCTCCTCGCGTGA